The Planococcus donghaensis genome contains a region encoding:
- a CDS encoding endonuclease, which yields MDKSLWGKSTKALLSIGMAAILWVPSSQTTVQAAAPASDLFISEYIEGSSLNKAIEIYNGTDASIDLSSYSVALYANGSTSAQSEMALSGTVASGDTVVLYHGSADAPIQSKGDLQNNSVINFNGDDVVVLEKGGSPIDSIGQVGSNAVFAKDVTLVRNPDIQAGDSVVNDAFDPSTEWTAYPTNTFEYLGSHTMNGNEETPPPAPSAYYETAAGLQGAALKSELHEIIDDHQQLSYSQVWDALKITDEDPNNSNNVLLLYTGESRSKSLSGGNVGDWNREHTWAKSHGSFGTAMGAGTDIHHLRPTDVQVNGQRGNLDFNYGGTAVSGCDGCLRTANSWEPPDEVKGDVARMLLYMAVRYESDDAVDLKLNDQVNNGSTPYHGKISVLLEWHAQDPVSTWEQQRNEKIEDIQGNRNPFIDHPEWAESIW from the coding sequence ATGGATAAAAGCTTATGGGGAAAATCAACAAAGGCATTATTATCAATAGGGATGGCAGCAATACTGTGGGTACCGAGTTCACAAACTACGGTTCAAGCAGCTGCTCCAGCAAGCGACCTGTTTATTTCGGAATACATAGAAGGTAGCAGCTTGAATAAAGCAATCGAAATTTACAACGGAACAGATGCTTCAATCGACTTGAGTTCTTATTCGGTAGCGTTGTATGCGAACGGCAGTACATCCGCGCAAAGCGAGATGGCACTTTCCGGTACGGTTGCTAGCGGTGATACAGTAGTTCTTTATCATGGCAGTGCAGACGCGCCGATTCAAAGCAAAGGGGATTTACAAAACAACAGCGTAATCAATTTTAACGGTGATGATGTAGTAGTACTAGAAAAAGGCGGATCACCAATTGATTCGATTGGCCAAGTGGGATCAAACGCTGTATTTGCGAAAGATGTCACGCTAGTACGTAATCCAGATATCCAAGCTGGCGACAGCGTCGTAAATGATGCATTCGATCCTTCGACTGAATGGACTGCGTATCCAACGAATACATTTGAGTACTTAGGAAGCCATACGATGAATGGAAATGAGGAAACGCCACCTCCAGCTCCATCTGCTTATTATGAAACTGCAGCTGGTTTGCAAGGAGCAGCGTTGAAATCGGAACTTCATGAAATCATCGATGACCACCAACAACTTAGCTATTCACAAGTGTGGGACGCGTTAAAAATAACGGACGAAGACCCGAATAATTCGAACAATGTCTTGTTATTATATACAGGAGAGTCGCGTTCAAAATCGTTAAGTGGCGGGAATGTTGGTGACTGGAATCGCGAGCACACGTGGGCAAAGTCTCACGGCAGCTTTGGAACAGCGATGGGTGCGGGAACGGATATCCACCATTTGCGCCCAACCGATGTACAAGTCAATGGGCAGCGCGGCAACTTAGACTTTAATTATGGCGGCACTGCAGTGAGCGGTTGCGACGGCTGTTTGCGTACAGCTAATTCATGGGAGCCACCAGATGAAGTGAAAGGCGATGTTGCCCGTATGCTTTTATACATGGCAGTGCGCTATGAGTCAGATGATGCGGTAGACTTGAAACTGAACGACCAGGTGAATAATGGTTCAACGCCTTATCACGGCAAGATTTCTGTTTTGCTGGAGTGGCATGCACAAGATCCTGTCAGCACTTGGGAACAGC